GCTGCTGGCCGCCCTGATGGCGCTGGAAGTGGGTCCGGGGGATGAAGTCATCACCACCGCCTATTCCTTCTTCGCCAGTGCGGGTGTCATCGCGCGGCTGGGGGCGCGGCCGGTGTTCGTCGACATCCATCCCGATTCCTTCAACATGGACCCGGAGGCGGTGGTGGCGCGCATCGGCCCGCGCACCCGCGCGGTCATGCCGGTGCATCTCTTCGGCCGCTGCGCGGATCTGGACACCATCCTGGAAGCCGCCGCCGATCGCGGCGTCGCCGTGGTGGAAGATGCGGCGCAATCCTTCGGCGCGGTGGATTCACGGGGCCGGAGCGCCGGCACCATCGGCGCCCTGGGCTGTTTCTCCTTCTACCCGAGCAAGAACCTGGGCGCTTTCGGGGACGGCGGCATGGTGATCACCGACGACGAGGACCTGGCCCGACGCATCCGCCTGCTTCGCGTCCACGGCGAGGAACCCAAGTACCATCACCGTTTGGTGGGCGGGAACTTCCGGCTGGACAGCCTCCAGGCCGCCGTGCTGCGGGTGAAGCTGAAGCGCCTCGGCGGATGGGTCGAGGGGCGGCGGCGCAATGCGCGGCGATATCGGGAACTTCTGGAGCCGGTGGCGTCGGAGAACGGACTGGTCCTCCCCGGCGACTGTGCCGGCCACGTCTACAACCAGTTCGTGATCCGCGCGCCGGAGCGTGACCGCCTGCGGGCCTTCCTGGACGAGCGCGGGGTCGCCACCGAGATCTACTACCCGCTGCCGTTGCACCAGCAGGAGTGCTTCCTGGCCCTGGGCCACCGTGCCGGTGACTTTCCCGAGGCCGAGGCGGCGGCTCAATCCTCCCTGGCGCTTCCCATCTACCCGGAGTTGACGGTGGCGCAGCAGGAGTACGTCGGCACGCACGTGCGCCGCTTTTTTGGCGGCAGTTGAACCGGGTCCCGGCCCGAAGCGGCGATGGCCAGGCGACACGCTCCTTCGGGCTCACCGGAGCGGAGTCCCTCGGCGGGAGGCACGCGATGAGCCCACTGTGCTATAATCCGGCGATGGTTTACCGTAGCCTTGCCGACCTGTTCCTGTCCCAGGTGGACGCGCACGGGGAACGCGTGCTGTACCGCTTCTGGCGTGAAGGGGAGTGGCGCGGCCAGACATGGGCGGAGGTGGCCGCCGAGGTGGAGGAGATCGCCCTCGGACTCGTGGCCGCGGGAGTGAGGAAGGGCGACCGGGTGGCCCTCTTCGCCGCCAACCGGGTGGAGTGGTGCCTGCTGGACTGGGCCGACATCTGCATCGGCGCTCTCACCGTGCCGCTCTACCCGTCGAGCACGCCGGCGCAGGTGGAGTACATCGTCGCGCATTCCGGGGCGACGGTGCTGGTGGTGGACTCGCCCGCGGTGCTGGAGCGGCTGGACCGCTCGGGGCCGGGCCTGGCGGCGCTGGGGAACGTCGTGCTGCTGGACGGCGACGGCGCGGCGGACGCCCCGATGCTGTCCCTCGAACGCCTGAAGGAGATGGGCCGGGAATACGGACGCGCTCATCCCGGGGCCTTCCGGGAGTTGGCCGGGGCGCTCGGACCCGAGGACGACCTCACCATTATCTACACGTCGGGGACCACGGGCGAGCCCAAGGGCGTCCTCACCACCCACGGCAACTACCTGTTCATCATGACCTCCGCCTTGGCCGCCATATCGGTGAGCGAAGACGACGTGGCGCTGCAGTTCCTTCCCCTGGCGCACTCGTTCGGCCGCCTGGAGCATTTCATCGTGGTGGGCCGTGGCTACGAGTGCGCGTTCGCGCGCGCCATCGAGACCCTGTCCGCGGACCTGCAGACGGTCCAGCCCACCATGCTCTTTTCGGTGCCGCGGGTGTACGAGAACGCTCATCGGCGCATCCTCAACCGGGTGGACAGCGCCAGCCCGTTGCGCCAGCGTTTGTTCCGTTGGGCGGTGGCCGTGGGCCAGCGCCACAACGAACGGGCGCGCCGGGGCGAATCGTGCGGCCCGTGGCTGCGGCTGTGCCACCGGCTGGCGGATTCCCTGGTGTTGTCGAAGGTGCGTGCCGGCCTGGGCGGGAGGCTGCGCATGGCGGTCTCCGGCGGCGCGCCGCTGTCGGACACCATCGCCGATTTTTTCCAGGCCCTGGGGGTGTGGATCGTGGAGGGATACGGGCTCACGGAGACCTCTACCGTGTCTCATGTGAACCGGATCGACCGCTATCGCATCGGCACCGTGGGTCTCGCCATGGATGGGGTGGAGTGCCGCATCGCCGACGACGGCGAGATCCTCATTCGGGGCGCCCACGTGATGAAGGGCTACTACAAGGATCCCGCCGCGACCCGCGAAGCCATCGACGAGGACGGCTGGTTCCACACCGGCGACGTGGGGCGCATCGAGGACGGCGGCTTCCTGCGCATCACCGACCGCAAGAAGGACCTGATCGTGACCTCCGGGGGGAAGAACGTCGCGCCGCAAATGATCGAGAACCACCTGCGCCAGGAGCCGCTCATCAGCCAGGCCATGGTGTGGGGCGACAAGACCAGCCACCTTGTAGCGCTGGTCACGCTGGACGCCGGCGAGGCCGGGCGCTGGGCGGAGAAGGAGGGCATCGAGTGGGACAAACCCGAGGACGCGGCCGCCGACCCGCGGCTCGCCACCCATCTCCGCCAACGCATCCGTGAACGCAACCGGGAGTTGGCGCCCTTCGAGGCGGTCAGGGACTTCCGCGTCCTGCCGGGAGACTTCTCCACCGGCACGGGAGAACTGACTCCGAGCCTCAAGCTCAAGCGCGGGATCGTGATGGAGCGTTACGCAGGTTTGCTCGACGAGATGCTCAAGCGGGACTGAGGTGCGCGGAAAGTGGAGGCGGCGGGCGGATTCGAACCGCCGCATCGAGGTTTTGCAGACCTCTCCCTTAACCACTTGGGTACGCCGCCCGAAAGATAACGTGTAACACACGGGTTCAGGGTTGTTCAAGGCGGCGCCCGGACGTTGAGGAAACTTGAAAAATCAACTATTTTGACCGAGAGAGGGCGTAAGGGGCCGGTTCGCGGAACGGACGGGTGCGCAACCGTCCCGCGGCGGCCGGATACGATTCGAGAGCTTTTTCAGGAGCGTTGTTTCCCATGGCGACGATGATAACCAGCGACTGCATCAATTGCGGCGCTTGCGAGCCCGAGTGTCCCAACGAAGCCATCACCCAGAACGATGAGATCTACGTCATCGACCCGGTGCTGTGCACCGAATGCGTCGGGTTCCATGACTACGAGGCGTGCGCCGCGGTGTGTCCGGTGGACTGCTGCGTAACCGACCCCAACAACGTCGAATCCGAGACGGTGCTGATCGACCGGGCGCGCGTGCTGCACACCGACGTCGATTTCGGCGAAGAGTTCGAATCCCGTTTCCGGACCGGGGAGAGTGCGGGCGAGGCGGCCGCTCCGGCTACCGCCGCCGCGGACCCGGCGCCCGCGGAGGCGGCCAACGGCACCACCGCCCCGGCCGCCGCTCCCGCGCCTGCTGCCGTGGCCGCACCGGCGCCCGTGCCGGTACCGGTGATCGCGGCGCCGGCTCCTGTCGAGGAGCCCGAAGAGGAACCGGAGCCGCCGCGTGCCCCGAAGATGTTTCCGGGGCAGTTGCCCATGGGTTTCGACGAGCTGGTGCAACGCATCCAGACCAGCGAGTCGAGCGTGCTGCGCGTCGCGGTGATGCTGTTGCAGCCCCTTCTCGGCGCCTTGCCGCCGGAGTCGCGCGACGATCTGGCGGAACTGGCGGGTTGGCCCTACTTCATAGGCGCCGCCGCCACGGCTCTCAACATGATCCTGAATCTGCTCATCTACCCGGTGGTGTTCATCATCATCGGTGTCTCGCTGGAAGGGCTCGGGCTGGCGTTCGGCAAGGGCGTCAACATGTACATCCTGGTGGGCTTCCTGGTGGCGTTGGCGGAAGTGCTCTATCGCTTGCGTCACAGTGTCTTCCGCGCCGTGCCGGTGGAGCAGGTGACGGTGAGCGGGGCGCTCTACGGCATACCGCTGGCCTTGCTGTTGCGGCCGTTCCTCTCACGCAAGGGCAAGCTCCTGCGCCGGGTCCCGGTCCCCGTCGAGGGGTTCTACGATTCCCGGTTCGTGGAGAAGCTGGAACGCGAGCGCCGCTACGGCCACGCCTACACCGTGCAGGATCTGGGCAAGGCGTATCACCTGCGGCTCGAGTTCCCCACGCAGGTGCCGCGCCTCGGCATCACCATCCCGTCCAAGCTTCCCCGGCGCATGCCCGACTACGACTACGACTTGCTCCTGAAGGAAGGCCAACTGATCGTCAGAGGCCGCCTGCTGGACGACCGCGTGCGCAGAATCTCGTCCAGCATCGGCGCCTTCCCCCCGGAGTTCACCACGGTCATCCCGCTCCAGGATCGTGTCTACGGCTTCGCCCACCAACTGGGGAGCAAGGTCCTGGACGTCCTCCTCCTCAAGGAAAGCGCGGCACGACTGGGCTGGGTCAACTAGCACCCTCCTTCGGGACATGCCCGCGAGTGCCAGCGGAAAGCTTGAGTTCCGGTCGATGACCATGGCGGACATCGACTCCGTCATGGTCATCGAGCGCGCATCGTTCGCATGTCCGTGGAGCCGGCAGTTCTTTCTCCAGGAGTTGCAGGCGGCCAATTCGCGGTCCGTCCTGTGCCACTCCGAGGGCGAGCCCGTCGGCTACGTCATCTACTGGGAGCTCGTCGACGAGCTAGACATCCACAACGTAGCCGTACATCCCGGACACCGCCGCCTCGGCGTCGGCCGGGCCATGCTCGAGAGCCTGATCGACAGGGCCTCGGAGCGCGGTTTCCGGCGTATGACCCTGGAGGTCCGGAGGTCGAACGACGCCGCTCAGGCGCTTTACCTCTCGCTTGGATTCGAGTTCTGCGGCCTGCGGCGCGGCTACTACTCGGATAACGGCGAGGATGCCTGGCTGATGGAGCGCCCGCTCGATGCGTCGGGTTCCGAATCGGCTCAAAATTAAACTTTTCTATTAGGTAATTTAGTTTAACATCCCGTTATTGCATGAGATTAAATTGTTCATCCACCTCTTGACGTTCTCTTGCCGTCCGATGTATAAAGAGGGAGCCAATGATTGTGAAAGTGAACGTATTTGAAACGTGTATTTCAAATCTCGGCCCACCCCTCTGGAAGCACCTTCCTCCGGATTAACCGGACTTCTTGCCCCTGTTCCGCATACGGGTTCTGACACTCAAGGAGGAATGAATGTTCAAGGTCGGAGAGAAGGTTGTCTATCCTGCCCATGGAGTCGGTGAGATCGAAGCGGTTCGCAGTCAGGTGATATCCGGCACGGAGAAGAAGTTCTACATGCTGCGCATTCTCGATACGGATATGAAGATCATGGTGCCGGTGGACAACGCCGTCGCCGTGGGCCTGAGGAAGATCATCGACAAGACAACCGTATCACGCGTTTACCGCATCTTGCGGGAAAAGAAGAAAGCGCCCGTCGACCAGCAGACATGGAACCGTCGCTACCGCGAGTACACCGAGAAGATCAAGACCGGCTCGGTCATAGAGATCGCCGCCGTGCTCCGGGACCTTTTCCTGTTGAAGGGCGACAAGGAGCTTTCCTTCGGAGAAAGGAAAGTGCTCGACACCGCCAGGAACCTTCTGGTCAAGGAGCTGTCCATCGCCCGGTCGCACACCGAAGAGAAGATCATGGAGGAGCTGAGCCACATCTTTACCCAATAACGTCCGTTTCCGGTTGGGGTGAAAGAGAGCTGGAGGATTCCTCCAGCTCTTTTTTGTGGTTCCGGCTTTACGGGATACAACACTAGTGCAGGTCAACGCCATCATCCTGGCCGCGGGCCGCGGGACCCGCGTAGGGAGCCGCGAGCCGAAGGTCCTGCTGTCGGTGGCCGGGCGGCCGCTTATTCTCCATACCCTTGAGCGTTTCCGCCGCTCCCGCGAGGTGGGGAAGGCGGTCCTCGTGGTGCCGCCGGATGCGGTTGGCGACTACGAGGCGATGCTGGCCCCGGTGCCGGAGTCTTCCCTGGAGATCACGGTGCGGCCCGGAGGGGCGCGCAGGCAGGACTCCGTGCGCGCCGGACTGGATGCACTGGATCTCGACTGCGCCGTCGTGCTGGTCCACGACGGCGCGCGCCCCTTCGCCGCGCCCGACCTCATCGACCGCTGCGCCCGGGAGGCGCGCGCAGGCCGCTCCGTTACGGTCGCGGTGCCGGCGCGCAACACCATCAAGACGGTGGAGCGCGGACAGGTTCGAGAGACACTGCCGCGGCAGAGCTTGTGGGAGATCCAGACGCCGCAGGGGTTTCCGTTGCACCTGCTCCGCGACGCCTATGCAGAGGCGGAGCAAGAGGGGGTGGAAGCGACCGACGATGCCATGCTGGTGGAGCGCCTGGGCGTTCCGGTCGAGGTCGTCGAGGGCAGCAGCACGAACCTCAAGGTCACCTATCCCGAGGACCTCCTCTATGCGGAAGCGCTGGTGCTCAATGGCGTCGTGTGAGGACGGCGGCGGAGTGACACGGTTGGCGTCCCCGACGGGATTTGAACCCGTGTTGCCGGCGTGAAAGGCCGGTGTCCTGGGCCAGGCTAGACGACGGGGACGTGCTCGAACCGGACGTTGGCAGGGTTGTGATTTTATACCAGAAACGCGGACGCCTGTGTAGGGTGGAGTCTCAGGCGCGCGTGCTCAGGTAGCGCTCACCGCTGTCGCAGAGCATGGTGGCCACCCGGTGGCCCGTGCCCATGGTCCGGGCGACCTTCATGGCGGCGAAGCAGTTGGCGCCGGAGGAGATGCCCACGAAGAGGCCCTCTTCCACCGCCAGCCGCTGCATGGTGGCGGCCGCGTCCTCGTCGCTGACCGTGATGATCTCGTCGTAGATGCCGGTGTTGAGGATCGGCGGGACAAAGCC
The window above is part of the Deltaproteobacteria bacterium genome. Proteins encoded here:
- a CDS encoding DegT/DnrJ/EryC1/StrS family aminotransferase: MELPLLDLKAQYETIREEIQEAVLRVCASQRFILGPEVAALEEEVAASTGVRFAVGVSSGTDALLAALMALEVGPGDEVITTAYSFFASAGVIARLGARPVFVDIHPDSFNMDPEAVVARIGPRTRAVMPVHLFGRCADLDTILEAAADRGVAVVEDAAQSFGAVDSRGRSAGTIGALGCFSFYPSKNLGAFGDGGMVITDDEDLARRIRLLRVHGEEPKYHHRLVGGNFRLDSLQAAVLRVKLKRLGGWVEGRRRNARRYRELLEPVASENGLVLPGDCAGHVYNQFVIRAPERDRLRAFLDERGVATEIYYPLPLHQQECFLALGHRAGDFPEAEAAAQSSLALPIYPELTVAQQEYVGTHVRRFFGGS
- a CDS encoding long-chain fatty acid--CoA ligase → MSPLCYNPAMVYRSLADLFLSQVDAHGERVLYRFWREGEWRGQTWAEVAAEVEEIALGLVAAGVRKGDRVALFAANRVEWCLLDWADICIGALTVPLYPSSTPAQVEYIVAHSGATVLVVDSPAVLERLDRSGPGLAALGNVVLLDGDGAADAPMLSLERLKEMGREYGRAHPGAFRELAGALGPEDDLTIIYTSGTTGEPKGVLTTHGNYLFIMTSALAAISVSEDDVALQFLPLAHSFGRLEHFIVVGRGYECAFARAIETLSADLQTVQPTMLFSVPRVYENAHRRILNRVDSASPLRQRLFRWAVAVGQRHNERARRGESCGPWLRLCHRLADSLVLSKVRAGLGGRLRMAVSGGAPLSDTIADFFQALGVWIVEGYGLTETSTVSHVNRIDRYRIGTVGLAMDGVECRIADDGEILIRGAHVMKGYYKDPAATREAIDEDGWFHTGDVGRIEDGGFLRITDRKKDLIVTSGGKNVAPQMIENHLRQEPLISQAMVWGDKTSHLVALVTLDAGEAGRWAEKEGIEWDKPEDAAADPRLATHLRQRIRERNRELAPFEAVRDFRVLPGDFSTGTGELTPSLKLKRGIVMERYAGLLDEMLKRD
- the rimI gene encoding ribosomal protein S18-alanine N-acetyltransferase → MADIDSVMVIERASFACPWSRQFFLQELQAANSRSVLCHSEGEPVGYVIYWELVDELDIHNVAVHPGHRRLGVGRAMLESLIDRASERGFRRMTLEVRRSNDAAQALYLSLGFEFCGLRRGYYSDNGEDAWLMERPLDASGSESAQN
- a CDS encoding CarD family transcriptional regulator, producing the protein MFKVGEKVVYPAHGVGEIEAVRSQVISGTEKKFYMLRILDTDMKIMVPVDNAVAVGLRKIIDKTTVSRVYRILREKKKAPVDQQTWNRRYREYTEKIKTGSVIEIAAVLRDLFLLKGDKELSFGERKVLDTARNLLVKELSIARSHTEEKIMEELSHIFTQ
- the ispD gene encoding 2-C-methyl-D-erythritol 4-phosphate cytidylyltransferase, giving the protein MQVNAIILAAGRGTRVGSREPKVLLSVAGRPLILHTLERFRRSREVGKAVLVVPPDAVGDYEAMLAPVPESSLEITVRPGGARRQDSVRAGLDALDLDCAVVLVHDGARPFAAPDLIDRCAREARAGRSVTVAVPARNTIKTVERGQVRETLPRQSLWEIQTPQGFPLHLLRDAYAEAEQEGVEATDDAMLVERLGVPVEVVEGSSTNLKVTYPEDLLYAEALVLNGVV